Proteins found in one Pontibacter sp. SGAir0037 genomic segment:
- a CDS encoding MFS transporter, whose translation MMNTTLANRYSKTTYRVAVGSMFFLQGLCFASWGSRIPSIQEKLQLSETALGMVLFSLPIGLMLSLPFSGWLIAKVGSRIVVITSLLLYSIFLFSIGLANHVAVLCAILFVFGFAANAVNIAVNTQAVGVEAIYNKPIMATFHGFWSLAGFFGAAIGTLMIGLEMQPYQHFFLIMLLTIAGVFVASRFILTEDVKTGEDQPVFAMPDKSLLNLGLIAFCAMICEGAMFDWSGVYFRKVILAEKAMIGAGYTAFMSTMASGRFVADSLTARFGLKRILQGSGVLIALGLMIAVVFPYFISSIIGFFFVGAGVSSVVPLVYSAAGKSKAMSPGVALAAVSSISFLGFLLGPPLIGLVAGATSLRISFTIIAIMGFFVTIIASRTKAL comes from the coding sequence ATGATGAACACTACCCTGGCCAACAGGTATTCTAAAACGACTTATCGAGTAGCAGTAGGAAGTATGTTTTTCCTGCAGGGACTTTGCTTTGCCAGTTGGGGTTCGCGCATACCAAGTATACAGGAGAAGCTGCAGTTATCTGAAACAGCATTGGGCATGGTCCTTTTTTCGTTGCCAATTGGATTAATGTTGTCCTTACCATTCTCCGGCTGGTTAATTGCGAAAGTCGGCAGCCGGATTGTTGTCATTACTTCTCTCCTGCTTTATAGTATTTTTCTTTTCTCTATTGGTCTTGCCAACCATGTAGCTGTTCTATGTGCAATTCTGTTTGTGTTTGGCTTTGCTGCCAATGCCGTAAATATTGCCGTTAATACACAGGCTGTTGGTGTGGAGGCGATCTATAACAAACCTATCATGGCTACTTTCCATGGTTTCTGGAGCCTCGCTGGTTTTTTTGGTGCTGCCATTGGCACCCTGATGATTGGCCTTGAAATGCAGCCTTACCAGCATTTTTTCCTGATTATGTTGTTAACGATAGCTGGTGTTTTTGTTGCTTCTCGCTTTATCCTGACAGAAGATGTGAAAACAGGCGAAGATCAGCCTGTTTTTGCCATGCCCGATAAATCTTTGCTGAACTTAGGCCTGATCGCCTTTTGTGCCATGATATGTGAGGGAGCTATGTTTGATTGGAGTGGTGTTTACTTCCGGAAGGTAATATTAGCTGAAAAAGCCATGATAGGCGCAGGTTATACCGCATTTATGAGCACCATGGCATCCGGTAGATTTGTAGCGGACAGCCTTACGGCCAGGTTTGGCTTAAAAAGAATTCTGCAAGGTAGTGGTGTTTTAATAGCTCTGGGATTAATGATTGCCGTTGTTTTCCCTTATTTTATTTCGTCCATTATTGGTTTCTTTTTTGTTGGTGCCGGTGTTTCTTCTGTCGTACCCCTCGTGTACAGTGCCGCCGGCAAATCAAAAGCAATGTCACCCGGTGTAGCTTTAGCGGCTGTGTCATCTATTAGTTTCCTGGGTTTTCTTTTAGGACCTCCTCTGATTGGTTTGGTAGCTGGTGCCACAAGCCTTCGTATTTCCTTCACCATCATCGCAATAATGGGATTCTTTGTCACCATCATCGCTTCACGCACGAAAGCTTTGTAA
- a CDS encoding ABC transporter permease, producing MKEELEEDNLPKQRLQLSWLLQMAWRDTRRNRGKLVLFLSSIVLGIAALVAINSFRDSLQVAIDEKARSLIGADMVIAINKEPDSVSIALVDSIAALGKRSDENRLLSMVYFERTNVTRLVQVRALEGEFPYFGTIETEPENASRSFRNGRKALVDYNLMLQYDAKSGDIIRVGQQSFQIEGELHRIPGQTALTAAVAPVVYIPRQFLPETGLMQRGSRVSYYYYLDLPDSVQPDTLGNSMKDRFEEYGIYYDTVETRKESMGQSYDELARFLALVGFVALLLGCVGVASAVHVYMRDKLSTIGILRCLGLSGKQTFLIYLFQVMGMGLVGGLAGAVLGSIVQLILPALFKSFLPVDVEAYFSFGAALQGVLLGVIVSVLFALLPLLTIRQVSPLITLKASTEHLTSQKDPLRWGVYGLILVFILIFSWWQMGTWWQAGTFTGGVIAAFLVLAVLAKLLSFAVKKFFPTGWGYVWRQGLANLYRPNNQTLLLMVSIGLGTALIGTLYMVQRTLLSEVSIASSTGQPNLVLFDIQNSQRDSIAALTKEKGLPIIYYDPMVTVRLERVNNLTGADVRKDSTLDIPSWMFTREYRISYRNHLTEAEKSLQGSWNSNNDVSGELIPVSLEERYAERIKAELGDTMVFNVQGAMISAKVNHIRKVEWNRVMSNFQILFPEGVLENAPQFHVLMTRSDNQQQAAQFQRQIVEQYPNVSAIGLDLILQTLDEVVSQISFVIQFMALFSIFTGLLVLVGSVNVSKFQRIQESILLRTLGASRKQIFAITALEYTLLGFLAAATGCVIAFGAAWALAVYSFEVEFVPVLWPLLVIFVLVTLLTLLVGLFNSRGILNRPPLEVLRREA from the coding sequence TTGAAAGAAGAACTCGAAGAAGATAACCTGCCGAAACAACGGCTGCAGTTATCGTGGCTCCTTCAGATGGCCTGGCGGGATACCCGGCGCAACAGGGGCAAACTAGTCCTTTTTTTATCCTCCATTGTGCTGGGCATAGCTGCCCTGGTTGCCATTAACTCATTCCGGGATAGCCTGCAGGTAGCCATCGATGAAAAAGCCCGTTCTCTGATTGGTGCAGACATGGTCATAGCCATCAACAAAGAACCTGATTCTGTTTCGATTGCATTAGTAGACTCCATTGCAGCACTTGGTAAGCGGTCTGACGAAAACCGCCTGCTTTCGATGGTATACTTTGAGCGTACCAACGTTACAAGGCTGGTACAGGTACGTGCCCTGGAAGGAGAATTTCCTTATTTTGGCACTATTGAAACAGAGCCGGAAAATGCCAGCAGGTCTTTCCGTAATGGCCGAAAAGCATTGGTAGACTATAACCTTATGCTGCAGTACGACGCAAAGTCGGGTGATATAATCCGGGTGGGGCAGCAATCGTTTCAGATAGAAGGCGAGCTGCATCGTATACCTGGCCAGACTGCTCTAACAGCTGCCGTCGCTCCGGTTGTCTATATTCCTCGTCAATTTTTGCCTGAAACAGGGCTGATGCAGCGCGGGAGCCGGGTATCTTACTACTATTACCTCGACCTGCCCGATTCGGTGCAGCCAGATACGCTGGGTAACAGCATGAAAGACAGGTTTGAAGAGTATGGCATTTATTACGATACCGTGGAAACCAGGAAAGAAAGTATGGGCCAATCGTATGATGAGCTGGCTCGTTTCCTGGCCCTGGTTGGTTTTGTTGCCCTCCTGTTAGGCTGCGTAGGCGTAGCCAGTGCCGTGCACGTATATATGCGTGATAAACTTTCTACGATAGGTATACTGCGCTGCCTTGGTTTAAGTGGGAAGCAAACCTTCCTGATCTACCTGTTCCAGGTAATGGGCATGGGGCTCGTAGGTGGACTGGCAGGGGCTGTGCTGGGCAGTATCGTGCAGCTTATCCTTCCGGCGCTATTCAAGTCTTTTTTACCTGTTGACGTGGAGGCATACTTTTCTTTCGGAGCTGCTTTACAAGGCGTACTGCTGGGTGTTATTGTTTCGGTGCTTTTTGCCTTGCTTCCGCTTCTCACCATCAGGCAGGTTTCTCCGCTTATCACACTTAAGGCCAGTACCGAACATCTTACAAGCCAGAAAGATCCTTTGCGTTGGGGCGTTTATGGCCTGATTCTGGTGTTTATTCTTATCTTCTCCTGGTGGCAGATGGGAACCTGGTGGCAGGCTGGCACTTTCACAGGCGGTGTTATTGCTGCCTTTCTGGTGCTGGCTGTGCTCGCAAAGCTATTATCTTTTGCCGTTAAAAAATTCTTCCCGACGGGTTGGGGCTATGTATGGCGGCAGGGGCTGGCCAACTTATACAGGCCAAACAACCAGACACTGTTATTAATGGTATCGATCGGTTTGGGCACAGCGCTCATAGGTACTTTATATATGGTGCAACGCACTTTGCTCAGCGAAGTATCTATTGCGAGTAGTACAGGCCAGCCTAACCTGGTGCTGTTTGATATCCAGAATTCACAGCGGGATTCTATTGCTGCTTTAACCAAAGAAAAAGGACTGCCAATTATCTATTATGATCCAATGGTTACAGTGCGGCTTGAGCGGGTAAACAACCTGACAGGTGCTGATGTAAGAAAGGATTCTACGCTTGATATTCCTTCCTGGATGTTTACACGGGAATATCGCATCAGTTACAGGAACCACCTGACAGAAGCTGAAAAAAGCCTGCAAGGGTCCTGGAACAGCAACAACGATGTATCAGGAGAACTCATACCCGTCTCGCTGGAAGAACGTTATGCAGAGCGCATCAAAGCGGAACTTGGAGACACCATGGTTTTCAACGTGCAGGGAGCCATGATCAGTGCGAAGGTAAACCATATCCGAAAAGTGGAGTGGAACAGGGTTATGAGCAATTTCCAGATATTGTTTCCGGAAGGTGTTCTAGAAAACGCTCCCCAGTTTCATGTGCTCATGACCCGAAGCGATAACCAGCAGCAGGCCGCCCAGTTCCAGCGCCAGATCGTAGAACAATATCCGAATGTATCAGCTATCGGGCTGGACCTTATTCTGCAAACGCTGGACGAAGTGGTAAGTCAAATTTCTTTTGTGATTCAGTTTATGGCCTTGTTCAGCATTTTTACGGGTTTGCTGGTTTTGGTTGGCTCCGTTAATGTCAGCAAGTTTCAGCGGATACAGGAAAGCATCCTGTTGCGTACACTTGGCGCAAGCCGGAAACAAATTTTTGCCATTACAGCATTGGAGTACACTTTATTGGGTTTTCTGGCTGCAGCAACAGGTTGTGTTATTGCTTTTGGTGCCGCCTGGGCGCTGGCTGTCTACAGTTTCGAAGTAGAGTTTGTGCCAGTGCTATGGCCACTTCTCGTCATTTTTGTACTGGTAACACTTTTAACACTGTTGGTAGGCTTATTCAATAGCCGCGGAATTCTAAACCGCCCACCACTGGAGGTGCTGAGAAGAGAAGCTTAG
- a CDS encoding efflux RND transporter periplasmic adaptor subunit has protein sequence MMYTRKFLTVFLLSGFIALSSCSEKQQEAENTAAGTAEKGEAKNTSDEVAFSREQQQVSGIALGNLEARTLSTRIQANGQLQLPPQNKASINPLMGGVVQQINVIEGEYVQKGKVLATIQNPELIKLQEEYLTTRNQLNFAELDYERQDILAKEEVGSRKKFEQAKTDVQVQRSRMKALGVHLTTLGLSTRKIEAGNITSTLSVVAPISGYVRLVEVNIGTFAQPGQEMFEIVDNHHLHLDLNVFEKDFHLVEKGQKVLFTLPNVAKEPIEAKVFSVGKAFEGDSRMVTVHAEITHTTDSKLLPGMYINAQILAGDQKIPALPEDAVVRYKGKNYIFHQQQPTVFKMAEVETGVTENGFTAVSLKEDLPADTQFVTKGAYYILAEKMKSEVSEE, from the coding sequence ATGATGTATACTAGAAAATTTCTTACAGTTTTTCTACTGTCTGGTTTTATAGCCCTTTCATCCTGCTCTGAGAAGCAGCAGGAGGCTGAAAACACGGCAGCAGGCACGGCAGAAAAAGGGGAGGCAAAAAATACTTCTGACGAAGTGGCTTTTTCCCGGGAGCAGCAACAGGTAAGTGGTATTGCATTGGGTAACCTGGAAGCAAGAACACTCTCAACCCGCATACAGGCCAACGGGCAGCTACAACTCCCGCCTCAGAACAAGGCCAGCATCAACCCATTGATGGGCGGTGTGGTACAACAGATTAATGTAATAGAGGGCGAATACGTACAAAAAGGGAAGGTGCTTGCCACTATTCAGAACCCGGAACTTATTAAGCTACAGGAAGAATACCTGACTACACGTAACCAGCTGAACTTTGCTGAACTGGATTACGAGCGCCAGGACATATTGGCCAAAGAAGAAGTAGGTTCCCGGAAAAAGTTCGAGCAGGCAAAAACAGATGTGCAGGTGCAACGCTCCAGAATGAAAGCGCTGGGAGTGCACCTGACAACTCTTGGACTATCTACCCGCAAAATAGAAGCTGGAAATATCACTTCTACACTTTCTGTTGTGGCACCTATCAGCGGCTATGTAAGACTGGTGGAAGTGAATATAGGCACTTTTGCCCAGCCTGGTCAGGAGATGTTTGAAATTGTAGACAATCACCACCTGCACCTCGATTTAAATGTGTTCGAAAAAGACTTTCACCTGGTAGAAAAAGGGCAAAAGGTATTGTTTACACTTCCTAATGTTGCCAAGGAGCCAATAGAAGCCAAGGTATTTTCGGTAGGGAAGGCTTTCGAAGGCGACTCACGTATGGTAACCGTACATGCAGAGATTACCCATACTACCGACAGCAAGCTATTGCCAGGTATGTACATCAATGCACAGATACTCGCCGGCGATCAGAAAATTCCGGCCTTACCAGAAGATGCTGTAGTCCGGTACAAAGGCAAAAACTATATTTTCCACCAGCAGCAGCCAACAGTGTTTAAAATGGCAGAGGTAGAAACTGGCGTGACCGAGAATGGTTTTACAGCGGTTAGTTTAAAAGAGGATTTGCCTGCGGATACACAGTTCGTCACGAAAGGCGCTTATTATATATTGGCAGAGAAAATGAAATCAGAAGTATCAGAAGAATAG
- a CDS encoding arylesterase, translated as MKKNNFLVLGFVTALLCSSCSQVEREDRVQAEQEGRAQTNAPNQQSEKQRQKNIIFFGNSLTAGYGLEPDQAFPALIQERIDSLDLPYRVVNAGVSGETSAGGKSRVDWLLRQPVDVFVLELGANDGLRGIAPSDTYANLQSIIQQVRAKYPEAEIILAGMQLPPSMGQQYTQEFREVYIRLAEDENVRLIPFLLEGVGGIPKLNQKDGIHPTEEGQKILAQNTWAVLEPILREDS; from the coding sequence GTGAAAAAGAATAATTTTTTAGTACTTGGTTTCGTAACAGCCCTCCTTTGCAGCAGTTGCAGCCAGGTTGAGCGCGAAGATCGGGTACAGGCAGAACAGGAGGGCCGGGCACAGACCAATGCTCCTAACCAACAAAGCGAGAAACAGCGGCAAAAGAATATTATTTTCTTTGGAAACAGCTTAACAGCTGGCTACGGGCTGGAGCCGGATCAGGCTTTTCCTGCTCTTATACAAGAGCGTATTGATTCTCTTGACCTGCCATACCGGGTTGTGAATGCGGGGGTAAGCGGTGAAACCTCAGCGGGAGGCAAAAGCCGGGTAGACTGGCTGTTGCGCCAGCCGGTAGATGTTTTTGTGCTGGAATTAGGCGCTAACGACGGATTGCGGGGCATAGCACCAAGCGATACCTATGCAAATCTTCAATCTATTATACAGCAGGTACGGGCAAAATACCCAGAAGCAGAAATTATACTGGCAGGTATGCAGCTTCCTCCGAGTATGGGGCAGCAGTACACGCAGGAGTTCAGAGAAGTATACATACGTTTAGCCGAAGATGAAAACGTAAGACTGATTCCTTTCCTTCTAGAAGGTGTAGGAGGCATTCCGAAGCTTAACCAGAAAGATGGTATACACCCGACGGAAGAAGGCCAGAAGATATTGGCTCAGAACACCTGGGCTGTATTGGAGCCTATATTAAGGGAGGACAGTTAA
- a CDS encoding CoA-binding protein — translation MKKTVVVGATDNPSRYAYRAVHKLKQNGYEVVPVGLRKGEVAGIEMKNDLSETEEDVDTVTLYVGPKNQPYWYDYILALKPKRIIFNPGTENRELERLAAENNIEALHHCTLVMLASGTY, via the coding sequence ATGAAAAAGACAGTTGTTGTTGGTGCCACTGATAATCCAAGCCGTTATGCCTATAGAGCAGTACACAAGCTGAAGCAAAATGGCTATGAAGTAGTACCGGTAGGATTGCGGAAAGGAGAAGTGGCAGGTATAGAGATGAAAAATGACTTGTCTGAAACAGAAGAAGATGTTGATACGGTAACGCTGTATGTAGGACCTAAGAATCAGCCTTACTGGTACGATTATATTCTTGCTCTCAAGCCTAAAAGAATCATCTTTAACCCTGGCACTGAAAACCGTGAGTTAGAACGGCTCGCTGCTGAAAATAATATAGAGGCCTTGCATCATTGCACACTGGTTATGTTGGCTTCCGGTACTTATTAA
- a CDS encoding NAD(P)/FAD-dependent oxidoreductase, producing MRKKEIELVVSPEVGYDALLLENEILKSASVKPEDVKFIHRVKRSIDARGRQVQLRVRADVYLDSPPADILGPAYTYPDVTGKKQVIIVGAGPAGLFAALRCIELGLKPVVLERGKDVRSRRRDLAAINKEHTVNPDSNYCFGEGGAGTYSDGKLYTRSKKRGDVQRVLQILVQHGATPDILFDAHPHIGTNKLPKIIENIRETVRSAGGEVLFDKRVSDFIVENGEMRGVVTQDGQEYSGEAVILATGHSARDIFELLHASNITVEAKPFAMGVRVEHQQSLIDRIQYHCDDRGPYLPASSYALVQQTVYNNRQRGIFSFCMCPGGFIVPSATAPGEVVVNGMSPSRRDSRFANSGIVVAIELEDMELQKYGALAGLRMQQALEQKACAMAGGTQVAPAQLLQDFTRKKASGALLETSYQPGLASVDMNELFSADMSYRLREGFKGFGNKMRGYLSNEAQIIGVESRTSSPVRIPRDKETLEHVQVKRLFPCGEGAGYAGGIVSAAMDGERCAEKAAVKAGLMFR from the coding sequence ATGAGAAAGAAAGAAATTGAACTGGTGGTTTCGCCAGAAGTGGGCTACGATGCCCTGTTGCTTGAAAATGAGATCTTAAAGAGCGCTAGTGTAAAACCTGAAGATGTTAAATTCATTCACCGGGTAAAGCGCTCTATTGATGCCCGTGGCCGCCAGGTCCAGCTGCGTGTTCGGGCCGATGTTTATCTGGATAGTCCTCCTGCCGATATTCTTGGTCCTGCTTATACGTATCCTGATGTTACCGGAAAGAAACAGGTAATTATTGTGGGAGCCGGGCCAGCCGGGTTGTTTGCTGCCCTGCGATGTATTGAACTGGGCTTAAAGCCTGTTGTGCTGGAACGTGGCAAAGATGTTCGTAGCCGCCGCCGCGATCTGGCGGCCATCAACAAAGAACATACTGTTAACCCTGACTCTAACTATTGTTTCGGTGAAGGTGGTGCCGGTACCTATTCCGATGGAAAGCTATATACCCGTTCCAAGAAACGCGGTGACGTGCAGCGTGTGCTCCAGATCCTGGTGCAACATGGTGCCACTCCCGATATTCTTTTTGATGCGCATCCGCATATAGGTACAAACAAGCTGCCTAAAATTATTGAGAACATACGGGAAACAGTACGCTCAGCCGGTGGTGAGGTGCTTTTCGACAAAAGAGTCTCTGATTTTATAGTTGAAAACGGTGAAATGCGCGGGGTCGTAACGCAGGATGGACAGGAATACTCCGGAGAGGCTGTAATTTTGGCAACCGGCCACAGCGCCCGCGATATTTTTGAGCTGCTGCATGCCAGCAACATTACCGTTGAAGCTAAGCCTTTTGCCATGGGGGTCCGCGTAGAGCATCAGCAAAGTTTGATTGATCGTATTCAATATCACTGTGACGATCGCGGACCTTATTTACCTGCCTCTTCTTATGCACTGGTACAGCAAACTGTTTATAACAACAGGCAACGTGGTATTTTCTCTTTCTGTATGTGCCCTGGCGGCTTTATTGTGCCTTCAGCAACGGCACCCGGCGAAGTGGTGGTAAATGGCATGTCGCCTAGCCGCCGCGATTCACGATTTGCCAATTCCGGTATAGTGGTGGCAATAGAGCTGGAAGACATGGAACTGCAGAAGTACGGTGCTTTAGCCGGATTGCGAATGCAGCAGGCGCTCGAACAAAAAGCATGCGCTATGGCTGGTGGCACCCAGGTGGCTCCTGCCCAGTTGCTACAGGATTTTACCCGTAAAAAGGCCAGTGGGGCACTCTTGGAAACGTCTTACCAGCCAGGTCTGGCCTCTGTAGATATGAATGAGCTGTTCTCAGCAGATATGTCCTATCGTTTACGTGAAGGTTTTAAAGGCTTTGGCAATAAAATGAGGGGCTATCTTTCAAACGAAGCGCAGATTATTGGTGTAGAAAGCAGAACTTCTTCACCTGTTCGTATTCCACGCGATAAAGAAACCCTGGAGCATGTTCAGGTAAAGAGACTTTTCCCTTGTGGCGAAGGAGCAGGCTATGCCGGTGGTATCGTTTCTGCCGCCATGGATGGCGAAAGATGCGCTGAAAAAGCAGCAGTAAAAGCTGGCTTGATGTTCAGGTAA
- a CDS encoding ABC transporter ATP-binding protein: protein MSTILEIRDLQKTYHSGDRHLTVLHDVNFSLQAGDTCSIVGPSGSGKTTLLGLCAGLDRASAGSVILNGIALDNLSEDKRAQVRNQYVGFIFQNFQLIPTLTALENVMVPLELRGERNVQRQALELLGRVGLAERHDHYPTQLSGGEQQRVSLARAFSNRPTILFADEPTGNLDEETGERVEKLLFDLNEEAGTTLVVVTHDLELAQRTQRIIRIKGGTVVSDNMAAPKL from the coding sequence ATGTCTACTATTCTCGAAATACGAGACCTTCAGAAAACCTACCATAGCGGCGATCGGCACCTTACGGTACTGCATGATGTTAACTTTTCCTTACAGGCAGGCGACACCTGCTCCATTGTGGGTCCTTCAGGTTCTGGCAAGACTACATTGCTTGGTTTATGTGCGGGCCTTGACCGTGCAAGCGCAGGTTCTGTCATTTTAAACGGCATAGCCCTGGATAATCTTTCTGAAGATAAACGCGCGCAGGTCAGGAACCAGTATGTCGGTTTTATATTTCAGAATTTCCAGCTTATCCCTACGCTTACCGCTCTCGAAAATGTCATGGTTCCCTTAGAACTCCGCGGAGAGCGCAATGTGCAGCGGCAGGCGCTGGAACTCTTAGGCAGAGTAGGTCTGGCTGAAAGGCACGATCATTATCCAACGCAGCTTTCTGGTGGTGAGCAGCAACGGGTATCGCTGGCAAGGGCTTTCTCCAACAGACCAACCATCCTTTTTGCTGATGAACCCACCGGCAATTTAGATGAGGAAACTGGTGAACGGGTGGAAAAATTGCTTTTCGACCTGAACGAAGAAGCCGGCACGACACTGGTGGTCGTAACGCATGACCTGGAACTGGCCCAACGCACGCAGCGCATCATACGCATTAAGGGTGGCACCGTCGTGTCTGATAACATGGCGGCCCCCAAACTGTAA